In the genome of Triticum urartu cultivar G1812 chromosome 5, Tu2.1, whole genome shotgun sequence, one region contains:
- the LOC125510878 gene encoding uncharacterized protein LOC125510878: MNCNWGTKRARSAFGGGGKAALSGQSTQPLRPNDRCVHSHLHPSWGAKRARSALGGGGKPALSVQSLPHPNNSASTSTRDWANLGDGPAGLIAELALASDVADYVRFRAVCQPWRRCSPDPRAGGLDGRFLPRQWIMLDKALAGPRRHRFLNISTGECIHMDLPELAEHTLLALTPEGLLLLLHESTLVVRLLNPLTHQLTHLPPVTALLSPEQSRSRRCGLQIKVMVSGVGLVADSSVAVSFFDPMVLAVAKPGDDSWTVAHNDGINTTLSFAGRFYCATYRGVMVLNMGSDQQPPRLHMVADRSKSFYFNPMAHSLHLADNGGELMLVHRTLCHDTKYGRRYDVYRVDLEAGVLVPVKCFNGRAVFMGMGRTISVSAQNPFPCVASDTIYMGPDCDVKIQGYNIADGRRCDLIGAVCPRSVVDCLRYCIQGFGKLLA; this comes from the exons ATGAATTGCAATTGGGGGACCAAGCGCGCGCGCTCCGCGTTCGGTGGTGGTGGCAAGGCGGCCCTTTCCGGCCAATCCACGCAACCACTCCGTCCTAATGACAGGTGCgttcattctcatctacatccctCTTGGGGTGCCAAGCGGGCGCGCTCCGCGCTCGGCGGTGGTGGTAAGCCCGCACTTTCCGTGCAGTCCCTACCCCATCCTAATAACAG TGCCAGCACCTCCACAAGAGACTGGGCCAACCTCGGGGATGGGCCAGCCGGCCTCATCGCCGAGCTTGCCCTTGCTAGCGATGTGGCGGACTATGTCCGCTTCCGTGCCGTCTGCCAACCATGGCGGCGGTGCTCGCCGGACCCGCGCGCCGGCGGCCTGGACGGTCGCTTTCTCCCCCGCCAGTGGATAATGCTCGACAAGGCACTTGCCGGACCGCGCCGCCATCGCTTCCTTAACATATCTACAGGCGAGTGCATCCATATGGATCTCCCAGAGCTCGCCGAGCACACGCTGCTTGCGCTCACCCCGGAAGGCCTCCTGCTGCTGCTCCACGAGTCCACCCTGGTCGTCCGCCTGCTGAACCCTCTCACACACCAGCTCACCCATCTCCCGCCGGTGACCGCCCTCCTGAGCCCCGAGCAGAGTCGATCTAGGCGCTGCGGCTTACAGATCAAAGTTATGGTGTCTGGCGTGGGCCTCGTTGCAGATTCCTCGGTGGCAGTCAGTTTCTTTGATCCCATGGTGCTTGCTGTCGCTAAACCCGGCGATGATAGTTGGACAGTGGCCCACAATGATGGAATTAATACGACTCTGTCTTTTGCGGGCCGCTTCTACTGTGCCACCTACAGGGGTGTCATGGTGTTGAACATGGGCTCAGATCAGCAGCCGCCACGGCTCCATATGGTCGCTGATCGGAGCAAGTCGTTTTATTTCAACCCAATGGCACACAGCCTCCACCTGGCGGACAATGGTGGGGAGTTGATGCTGGTGCACCGGACCCTATGCCACGACACCAAGTATGGCAGGAGGTATGATGTTTATAGAGTGGATTTGGAAGCTGGAGTCCTGGTCCCGGTCAAGTGCTTCAACGGGCGTGCCGTGTTCATGGGCATGGGTCGCACGATTTCCGTATCAGCTCAGAACCCCTTTCCCTGTGTTGCTTCTGATACCATCTACATGGGGCCGGATTGCGATGTCAAGATTCAGGGTTACAATATTGCAGATGGAAGAAGATGCGATCTGATTGGAGCGGTATGCCCACGTAGCGTTGTGGATTGTCTCCGCTACTGCATCCAGGGATTCGGCAAGCTACTTGCCTGA